GCCGAACTCGTGGTGCTGGCGCGCTACATGCAGGTTCTGTCGGACCAGCTGTGTCAGGAAATGTCCGGCCGCATCATCAATATCCATCACTCCTTCCTGCCGTCCTTCAAGGGCGCCAACCCTTACAAGCAGGCCTATGAACGCGGGGTGAGACTGATCGGCGCGACCGCCCATTATGTCACCGCCGATCTCGATGAAGGCCCGATCATCGAGCAGGATACGATCCGCGTGACCCATGCCCAGAGCGGGATGGATTATGTGAGCCTTGGACGGGATGTGGAAAGCCAGGTTCTGGCGCGTGCCATCCACGCCCATATTCATCAGCGGGTCTTCCTGAACGGCAACAAGACGGTGGTTTTCCCTGCATCACCCGGCGAACATGTCTCCGAGCGTATGGGCTGATCCCGTAGTCTCAGCCCATACAGTTGCGGTTTGTCTAGCGAGGTTTCGCAGCGGAAGACGTCTGTCGTCTCTTTTTATTCGGCGGGCTGCTGCACCGCAGATGCCGAGCACGAATCCCGTGTTTCTCCCGACAGGCTGCGCTGACCAAGGCCGATGATGGCGACTGTGGTCAGGCTTGCGGCAACCGATACCCAGAAACCGTTGTCCGGGCCGAAATTGTCGATCACCCAGCCGGAGATGAAGGCACCGAACGCCATGCCTATGCCAATGCCGGTCATGACCCAGGTGACACCCTCCGTCAGCATCGATTCCGGCACGCGGCGCTCGATCAGGCCGAATGAGGTGATGAAAACAGGCGAGATTGCCACGCCGCTTAAGAAGACGGCAAAGGCGAGCAGGGCAACGCTGCTATTGGCGACGAGGAGTGGCAGCGCGGTGAGCGCCAGCACGCTGACGGCGATCAGCAATTGTCGCTGCAACGGCATTTTCGGATTGATCGCGCCGAGAGTGAGGCCGACCACGAAGGAGCCGATGGCATAAACGCCGATGACTAGGCTGGCGGCTCCGGGTTGGCCAAGCTCCTTGGTGATCGCGACGGCGCTCACCTCGGCCGTGGCGAAAGTCGAGCCGACGAAAATCAGGGAGAGCGTGATGATCTGGACCGGGCGCAGGAAGATGGCCGAACGCTGCCTGTATCCGCTTTCCACCGGCCGCACCTTCGGTTCGGTGGAGCGTTGCAGCAGGAAGGCAAAGGTGCCGAGCGCCAGAAATGTGGTGCTGATCATCATGCCGGCTTCCGGAAACAGGGAAACCGCAAGGCCGA
This is a stretch of genomic DNA from Agrobacterium fabrum str. C58. It encodes these proteins:
- a CDS encoding MFS transporter, with the protein product MSNPYREIFRAPGAKGFSAAGFFARLPIAMAPIGIVAMLSQTHGEYWLAGAVSATFALTNAAAAPQISRLVDRMGQSRVLIPATIISVIAFAALITATNQRWPTWTLFLSAFLAAAMPSIPAMMRARWTEIFRDRPELNTAFAFESAADELVYIAGASLSVGLAVSLFPEAGMMISTTFLALGTFAFLLQRSTEPKVRPVESGYRQRSAIFLRPVQIITLSLIFVGSTFATAEVSAVAITKELGQPGAASLVIGVYAIGSFVVGLTLGAINPKMPLQRQLLIAVSVLALTALPLLVANSSVALLAFAVFLSGVAISPVFITSFGLIERRVPESMLTEGVTWVMTGIGIGMAFGAFISGWVIDNFGPDNGFWVSVAASLTTVAIIGLGQRSLSGETRDSCSASAVQQPAE